The Verrucomicrobiia bacterium genome has a segment encoding these proteins:
- a CDS encoding NAD(P)/FAD-dependent oxidoreductase gives MNEHNFDVIVIGGGSGGYAAARTAAGKGLKTAVIDGAEELGGLCILRGCMPSKALLYAAEVKHLADHGSTWGLRIPEVSFDFTAVMARKAAMIKDFADYRVKQLNAGRFQLFRAFAKFTDPHTVELSDGQKLTAKNFIISTGSVIAPPPLPEMKEIGCLTSDDILALKELPKSVIVLGGGAIAVELAQFLARFDVKVTIIQRGSHFVRSCDVDAAKVIEDVFVKEGMTVYTDTKLKKAFIENGQKGIEFEQAGKTVRLQAQEIFHALGRVPNTAKLALEKAGVNTEKGRILTDSQQRTSAAHIFAAGDCCGPHEIVHIAIQQGEIAVHNIVTPEKPKEMDYRLLINVIFTDPQVASVGLTEKAAKEKNIPYLAASYPFNDHGKSMIMEAVHGFVKLLADPKTGEIIGGCCAGPVGGELIHQIVTAMAKRMTVHELAAMPHYHPTLAEIWTYPAEELAEQITE, from the coding sequence ATGAACGAGCACAATTTTGACGTCATCGTCATCGGCGGTGGCAGTGGTGGGTATGCGGCGGCGCGCACGGCTGCGGGCAAAGGGTTGAAGACGGCAGTGATTGATGGTGCGGAGGAATTGGGCGGACTCTGCATCCTGCGCGGGTGCATGCCATCGAAGGCTTTGCTTTATGCAGCGGAGGTGAAGCATCTCGCGGATCATGGCAGCACATGGGGCTTGCGCATTCCCGAGGTGAGCTTTGATTTCACGGCGGTGATGGCGCGCAAGGCGGCGATGATCAAGGATTTCGCGGACTATCGCGTGAAGCAGTTGAATGCAGGCCGCTTCCAATTGTTCCGCGCGTTTGCGAAATTTACCGATCCGCATACGGTGGAGCTTTCGGATGGGCAAAAGCTCACGGCAAAAAACTTCATCATCTCCACCGGTTCAGTGATCGCTCCCCCGCCCTTGCCGGAAATGAAAGAGATCGGCTGTCTCACGAGCGATGACATTCTCGCACTCAAGGAATTGCCGAAATCGGTCATCGTGTTAGGTGGTGGTGCGATCGCGGTGGAGCTGGCGCAGTTTCTCGCGCGCTTCGATGTGAAGGTGACGATCATCCAGCGGGGTTCTCATTTCGTGAGAAGCTGTGATGTGGATGCGGCCAAGGTGATCGAGGACGTGTTCGTCAAAGAAGGCATGACCGTTTATACAGACACGAAGCTGAAGAAAGCATTTATCGAGAACGGGCAAAAGGGCATTGAGTTCGAGCAGGCAGGCAAGACAGTGCGCTTGCAGGCGCAGGAGATTTTTCACGCACTGGGTCGCGTGCCAAACACGGCCAAGCTGGCATTGGAGAAAGCGGGAGTGAATACGGAGAAAGGACGGATCCTCACGGATTCACAGCAACGCACAAGTGCGGCGCACATCTTCGCCGCGGGTGATTGCTGCGGACCGCATGAGATTGTTCACATCGCGATTCAACAAGGCGAGATCGCGGTGCACAATATCGTCACGCCGGAAAAGCCGAAGGAGATGGATTACCGGTTGCTCATCAATGTGATCTTCACTGACCCGCAAGTGGCGAGCGTGGGACTCACCGAAAAAGCAGCGAAGGAAAAGAACATCCCCTACCTCGCCGCGAGCTATCCATTCAACGATCACGGCAAATCGATGATCATGGAAGCGGTGCATGGCTTCGTGAAGCTGCTAGCTGATCCGAAAACGGGCGAGATCATCGGTGGATGTTGTGCGGGACCTGTCGGCGGCGAACTCATCCATCAGATCGTCACAGCGATGGCGAAGCGGATGACGGTGCATGAACTGGCAGCAATGCCACACTATCATCCGACGCTGGCGGAGATATGGACGTATCCGGCGGAGGAGTTGGCGGAGCAAATTACGGAATGA
- a CDS encoding PRC-barrel domain-containing protein, with translation MKRNLQTILCASAATVIAISAQAQQNKERQTDRSTSTSEVTIKADKAEKRAAQLTGAAKASDLVGMTVKNLQDEKIGKVEELGVDVESGRVLQVIVSTGGFAGIGDTLTAVPPSAFRQNTADKTLILDATKEQLKSAPKFDMSKWDEAYTADRLHTVYRHYGKESSLDYLEDNKIARNDSPNTVIKRLPDGTWDKERIEGDLKTSNNTIPNARLVNTHRASKVIGMPVKNLQDEKLGDVDNLLVDIHSGRIVAVAISSGGFIGLGDELTAVPSSVLSFNAEKKALQLDATKEVLARAPHFKSNQWPDFGDRTYVETVYRPFNVEPYFSDNSWSSRTERAIDRTAQRTERAIDRTVERTEQAVERKMDRTERGIVDADNTARNERDRDGRTLTPIEQGTSKADIDTTARIRKELVGNKNISLSAQNVKVISNNGKVTLRGPVETDAEKRIVGDIANRVARAENVDNQIEVKLVPTGRSQDGRPPQK, from the coding sequence ATGAAACGCAACCTACAAACAATACTCTGTGCCTCGGCCGCAACGGTCATCGCCATTTCTGCTCAGGCCCAGCAAAATAAAGAGCGACAAACGGATCGTTCGACATCGACATCCGAAGTCACCATCAAGGCCGACAAGGCGGAAAAGCGTGCGGCTCAACTGACGGGAGCAGCCAAGGCATCTGACCTGGTGGGCATGACGGTGAAGAATCTACAAGACGAGAAGATCGGCAAAGTTGAGGAACTCGGTGTGGATGTGGAATCCGGCCGGGTGCTGCAAGTGATCGTTTCCACAGGCGGTTTCGCCGGTATCGGCGATACGTTGACGGCCGTGCCGCCCAGCGCCTTCCGTCAAAATACCGCTGACAAGACCTTGATTCTTGATGCGACGAAGGAGCAGCTTAAATCCGCTCCGAAGTTTGATATGTCGAAGTGGGATGAAGCCTACACGGCAGACCGGCTGCATACTGTATATCGCCACTACGGCAAGGAATCCTCGCTCGATTACCTCGAAGACAACAAGATTGCGCGCAATGATTCGCCTAACACGGTGATCAAGCGTCTGCCAGACGGCACGTGGGACAAGGAACGCATCGAAGGTGATCTCAAGACATCCAACAACACGATCCCTAACGCACGTCTGGTGAATACGCATCGCGCCAGCAAGGTCATCGGTATGCCGGTGAAGAACTTGCAGGATGAGAAACTGGGTGATGTGGATAACCTGCTGGTGGACATCCACTCGGGCCGCATCGTTGCTGTGGCGATCTCCTCCGGAGGCTTCATCGGACTCGGGGACGAACTGACCGCAGTCCCCTCCTCGGTGTTGAGCTTCAATGCGGAGAAGAAGGCGCTGCAACTGGACGCAACAAAGGAGGTGCTGGCGCGTGCGCCGCACTTCAAGTCCAACCAATGGCCTGACTTCGGCGACAGGACGTACGTGGAGACGGTATATCGTCCGTTCAACGTGGAACCTTATTTCTCTGACAACAGTTGGAGCAGCCGCACAGAACGCGCGATTGATCGCACAGCGCAACGCACTGAACGCGCCATTGACCGGACGGTTGAGCGCACGGAACAGGCAGTTGAGCGCAAAATGGACCGGACCGAACGCGGAATTGTAGATGCAGACAATACGGCCCGCAATGAACGCGACCGTGATGGCCGCACCTTGACGCCGATCGAACAAGGCACCTCCAAGGCGGATATCGATACCACGGCACGCATCCGCAAGGAGCTCGTGGGGAACAAGAACATCTCGCTGAGCGCGCAAAACGTGAAGGTGATCAGCAATAACGGCAAGGTCACGCTGCGCGGCCCGGTGGAAACCGATGCAGAAAAACGCATCGTGGGTGACATCGCAAACCGCGTGGCCCGTGCTGAGAATGTGGACAACCAGATCGAGGTGAAACTCGTGCCGACCGGTCGCAGCCAGGACGGACGTCCGCCGCAGAAGTAA
- a CDS encoding DUF748 domain-containing protein produces the protein MIEKKRKEHRGWRRFWIFVAGLVVILAIGRAFLPVMVRDYVNRTLDRNPMYDGTIGDVSIHLWRGAYSIENVKINKTAGNVPVPFFAGKRVDFAIEWQALWNRRIVGRVHMLEPELNFVDAPDEDDTQSGAGTPWLDMIKDLFPFKINSAVIENGSIHFRAYQLARVVDVYISKVQGKIDNLGNIRDETTPLVSTVEAKGLVMDHAKFEYKMTLDPFSYRPTFHMALQLLGLDVTRINDLALAYGKFDFKRGYFDLVLETDVQEGLITGYAKPLFRNLKVFSITEDIEEGNVLHFFWQALVGGVTFVFKNHPRDQFGTLIPFSGDATGATSADIFATLGNILRNAFIRAYLPRLEGGQQAVGNLNFEPPEFTDPISAGDSEPSEQYETLQ, from the coding sequence ATGATCGAGAAAAAGCGCAAAGAGCATCGGGGCTGGAGGCGGTTCTGGATATTCGTTGCCGGGTTGGTGGTGATATTGGCGATCGGGAGGGCATTTCTGCCGGTGATGGTTCGGGATTATGTGAACCGGACATTGGACAGAAATCCGATGTATGACGGGACGATCGGGGATGTGAGCATTCACCTGTGGCGCGGGGCTTATTCGATCGAGAATGTGAAGATCAACAAGACGGCGGGAAATGTACCGGTCCCCTTCTTTGCGGGCAAACGCGTGGATTTTGCGATCGAATGGCAGGCTTTGTGGAATCGCAGGATCGTGGGGCGCGTGCACATGCTGGAGCCGGAGTTGAACTTCGTGGATGCGCCTGATGAGGATGATACGCAATCAGGTGCCGGTACTCCGTGGCTGGACATGATCAAGGATTTGTTCCCTTTCAAGATCAACAGCGCAGTGATCGAAAATGGCTCGATCCATTTTCGGGCGTATCAACTGGCACGCGTGGTGGATGTTTATATCTCCAAGGTGCAGGGAAAGATCGATAATTTGGGCAACATCCGGGATGAGACGACGCCGCTGGTTTCCACGGTGGAGGCGAAGGGTCTGGTGATGGATCACGCGAAGTTTGAATACAAGATGACGCTGGATCCGTTTTCGTATCGGCCCACGTTTCATATGGCTTTGCAATTATTGGGCTTGGATGTGACGCGGATCAATGATCTGGCGTTGGCGTATGGGAAATTTGATTTCAAGCGGGGGTACTTCGATCTGGTACTGGAGACGGATGTGCAGGAGGGGTTGATCACAGGTTATGCCAAGCCGCTATTCCGTAACCTGAAGGTGTTCAGCATCACGGAAGATATCGAGGAAGGGAATGTGCTGCACTTCTTCTGGCAGGCGCTGGTGGGTGGCGTGACATTTGTTTTCAAGAACCATCCGCGAGACCAGTTCGGCACGCTCATCCCCTTCTCTGGTGATGCGACGGGTGCGACGTCAGCAGACATTTTTGCCACGTTGGGAAACATCCTTCGCAATGCGTTTATCCGGGCATATCTGCCGCGATTGGAGGGCGGGCAACAGGCGGTGGGAAATCTGAATTTTGAACCGCCGGAATTTACGGATCCGATTTCTGCGGGAGACAGCGAACCAAGTGAGCAATACGAAACACTTCAGTAA
- the glgB gene encoding 1,4-alpha-glucan branching protein GlgB, giving the protein MILTAAELQSLVQLEHRSPHQLLGMHPLGDGSGVVVRALIPDAEKVEIHPTHEKTKPKITLKRIHEIGLFEGVSHQSEQVYAYDLVITLKGGHKISTRDPYSFLPTLGETDVYLFGQGNERKIYEKLGSHLRVIDGVKGTSFAVWAPNAKRVSVVGNFNNWDGRRHPMRMLGASGVWELFIPGVSEGDIYKFEVFTAHGHVALKTDPFGCHFEQAPKNAAVVWDNRKFAWTDEKWMNERKQKNCLREPMSVYEIHLGSWMKKNEFESFNYREVAAPLVDYLRKMGFTHVELLPVAEHAYYPSWGYQVTGFYAPTSRYGTPEDFQFLVNALHGAGIGVIVDWVPAHFPRDEWALAKFDGTALFEHEDPKQGAHQDWGTLIFNFGRHEVRNFLTANALFWCERFHVDGLRVDAVASMLYLDYSRKEGEWIPNKYGGRENLEAIAFLREFNHLVHTECNGVVTIAEESTAWPLVTRPPYLGGLGFSLKWNMGWMHDTLGYFKRDSVYRKYHQNDLTFAMLYHHNENFMLPLSHDEVVHGKGSLFGRMPGDDWQRFANLRCLLTYQWMFPGKKLLFMGGEIGQSREWNANAQLDWWLLDAGPYHKGAQRLVEDLNRLYRDRHALWQTDYDGGGFQWIDCADNENSVLSFLRRDENGGGEVAVIMNLTPVTRANYRIGLPKEGFWREALNTDAGIYAGSNVGNGGGVTADNYQVHNQPFSAPVTLPPLGVVVLAK; this is encoded by the coding sequence ATGATTCTTACGGCCGCCGAGCTGCAGAGTTTGGTTCAACTCGAACATCGTTCTCCTCATCAGCTTTTGGGCATGCATCCGTTGGGCGATGGCTCCGGCGTCGTTGTCCGCGCCTTGATCCCTGATGCCGAGAAAGTGGAGATCCATCCCACGCACGAGAAGACCAAGCCGAAGATCACCCTCAAGCGCATCCATGAGATCGGCCTCTTCGAGGGTGTCTCGCACCAGAGCGAGCAAGTCTACGCTTACGACCTCGTCATCACGTTGAAAGGCGGCCACAAGATTTCCACGCGCGATCCCTATTCCTTCCTGCCCACTTTGGGTGAGACGGATGTCTACCTCTTCGGCCAGGGCAACGAACGGAAGATTTACGAGAAGCTCGGTTCACACCTCCGCGTCATCGATGGCGTGAAAGGCACGAGCTTCGCCGTCTGGGCTCCGAACGCGAAGCGCGTCAGCGTGGTGGGTAATTTCAATAACTGGGACGGTCGCCGTCATCCCATGCGCATGCTCGGTGCTTCTGGTGTTTGGGAATTGTTCATCCCGGGCGTCTCGGAAGGGGATATCTACAAGTTCGAAGTCTTCACCGCTCACGGCCATGTCGCGCTGAAGACCGATCCGTTCGGTTGCCACTTCGAGCAAGCGCCCAAGAACGCTGCGGTAGTTTGGGACAACCGCAAGTTCGCATGGACTGATGAGAAGTGGATGAACGAGCGCAAGCAGAAGAACTGTCTGCGCGAACCCATGAGTGTCTACGAGATCCATCTCGGCTCATGGATGAAGAAGAACGAATTCGAGTCGTTCAACTATCGTGAAGTCGCCGCACCGCTGGTAGATTACCTCCGCAAGATGGGCTTCACCCATGTGGAATTACTACCCGTGGCTGAGCATGCCTATTACCCTTCATGGGGTTATCAGGTTACCGGCTTCTACGCGCCGACGAGCCGTTATGGCACACCAGAAGATTTTCAATTCCTCGTCAATGCCCTGCACGGCGCTGGCATCGGCGTGATTGTGGATTGGGTGCCTGCGCACTTCCCGCGTGATGAATGGGCGCTCGCCAAGTTCGATGGCACCGCGCTCTTCGAGCACGAGGATCCCAAGCAAGGTGCGCATCAGGACTGGGGCACGCTCATCTTTAATTTTGGCCGTCACGAAGTCCGCAATTTCCTCACGGCCAATGCACTTTTCTGGTGTGAGCGTTTCCACGTCGATGGCCTCCGTGTCGATGCCGTGGCCTCGATGCTCTATCTCGACTACTCACGTAAAGAAGGGGAGTGGATCCCGAACAAATACGGTGGCCGCGAGAACTTGGAAGCCATCGCCTTCCTGCGCGAGTTCAATCATCTCGTCCATACGGAATGCAATGGCGTGGTCACTATCGCCGAGGAATCGACCGCCTGGCCGCTGGTTACGCGTCCGCCTTACCTCGGCGGTCTCGGCTTCAGCCTCAAGTGGAACATGGGCTGGATGCACGACACGCTCGGTTATTTCAAGCGCGACTCCGTCTATCGCAAATATCACCAGAACGATCTCACGTTCGCGATGCTGTATCATCACAACGAGAATTTCATGCTCCCGCTCTCGCATGACGAAGTGGTGCATGGCAAAGGTTCGCTCTTCGGTCGCATGCCCGGTGATGACTGGCAACGCTTCGCGAACCTGCGCTGCCTGCTGACTTATCAATGGATGTTCCCAGGCAAAAAACTGCTCTTCATGGGCGGCGAGATCGGCCAGAGCCGCGAATGGAATGCCAATGCCCAGCTTGATTGGTGGTTGCTTGATGCCGGTCCGTATCACAAGGGCGCGCAACGTCTCGTGGAAGACCTCAACCGCCTGTATCGCGACCGTCATGCTCTTTGGCAGACGGATTACGATGGTGGTGGTTTCCAATGGATTGATTGCGCGGATAACGAGAACAGCGTGCTCTCCTTCCTCCGACGTGATGAAAATGGCGGTGGCGAGGTGGCGGTCATCATGAACCTCACGCCGGTTACTCGTGCCAATTATCGCATCGGCCTGCCGAAAGAGGGTTTCTGGCGCGAAGCCTTGAACACAGATGCCGGTATCTACGCTGGCAGCAACGTGGGCAACGGCGGTGGGGTGACGGCGGACAACTACCAGGTCCACAACCAGCCGTTCTCTGCCCCAGTCACCTTGCCGCCCTTGGGTGTCGTGGTGCTGGCCAAATGA
- a CDS encoding DUF4832 domain-containing protein translates to MRCAAAEAAVHLDYQQQTKPAPLKGLEQPLNAPGTIGWNYVTLRMVMKGPDEFDWSFLEGRLNRAAAVGKMLVLRPVMDLYGDSSGPVFTEAPLYLTELPGATVTVSQANRFYGQRLGTVLPVYTNVFTRMAIMNFIRAFGKKYDGDPRVAFIEVGLLGAWGEWHDINSRRSPETTVPPEMKRAMMQAYKEHFKNTKLLTRWPDKEIEDFPTGYHDDWFAFWKRPDTLYQKQTNAGPVALMRWQTEPMGARLHPEFDMPEKLPSLTASSITPTRLSELIEQGHISWLRYRHNKRELPSGLLVDLETVAPKMGYEFYIPHADWEWRQREQIVHLSLTVTNTAVAPFYYPWQVEIGLWHDHKLQQTWPVDWDIRRIIPGQEAITYTATLKEFPRRLRDARLMMRVVNPLPSGFPLRFANKTQDVDLDGWLTLGPLNR, encoded by the coding sequence ATGAGATGTGCAGCAGCGGAAGCTGCCGTACATCTGGACTACCAGCAACAGACCAAACCGGCTCCTTTGAAGGGATTGGAGCAACCTCTGAACGCTCCGGGCACAATCGGGTGGAACTATGTGACATTGCGGATGGTGATGAAAGGGCCCGATGAGTTCGATTGGTCTTTTTTGGAAGGAAGGCTCAACCGGGCAGCCGCTGTGGGCAAGATGCTAGTGCTCCGCCCAGTGATGGATCTCTACGGAGACAGCAGCGGCCCAGTGTTCACAGAAGCACCTCTCTATCTGACGGAATTACCAGGAGCAACGGTCACGGTGAGTCAGGCCAACCGGTTCTACGGCCAGCGCCTCGGCACGGTCCTCCCAGTCTACACCAACGTATTCACCCGGATGGCGATCATGAACTTTATCCGGGCTTTCGGTAAAAAGTATGACGGCGATCCGCGAGTCGCATTCATAGAGGTGGGACTTTTGGGAGCGTGGGGCGAATGGCATGACATCAATAGCAGGCGTTCACCGGAAACCACCGTACCTCCAGAGATGAAGCGGGCGATGATGCAGGCTTACAAAGAGCATTTCAAAAACACCAAGCTGCTGACCCGCTGGCCGGACAAGGAGATCGAGGACTTTCCCACGGGTTACCACGATGATTGGTTCGCATTCTGGAAAAGGCCGGACACTCTCTACCAGAAACAAACCAATGCGGGACCAGTGGCCCTAATGCGCTGGCAGACGGAGCCGATGGGTGCACGATTGCATCCTGAATTCGACATGCCAGAAAAACTACCAAGCCTGACAGCCAGCAGCATCACTCCCACCCGCCTTTCTGAATTGATCGAGCAGGGTCACATCTCTTGGTTACGCTATCGGCATAACAAACGCGAGCTTCCAAGTGGACTGCTGGTAGATTTGGAAACAGTGGCTCCCAAGATGGGGTATGAGTTTTATATTCCGCATGCCGACTGGGAATGGCGGCAGCGTGAGCAAATCGTCCACCTGAGTCTGACAGTCACGAACACTGCAGTGGCCCCATTCTATTATCCATGGCAGGTGGAGATCGGATTGTGGCATGACCACAAATTGCAACAGACTTGGCCGGTAGATTGGGATATCCGCAGAATCATCCCCGGACAGGAGGCGATAACTTATACGGCGACATTGAAGGAATTCCCAAGGCGGTTGCGTGATGCGCGTTTGATGATGCGGGTGGTGAATCCATTACCGAGCGGGTTTCCATTGCGGTTTGCGAACAAAACGCAGGATGTGGATCTGGATGGGTGGCTGACCTTGGGCCCGTTGAATCGTTGA
- a CDS encoding group 1 truncated hemoglobin, which translates to MKTKSKIIGSVTWRPLVLCVLSVALTGLVGCGTSKSAKKNDDFFTSGSRDADQRASQRMAKEQQLAGTGEGSGEKGVKKAEVAEGGTTNGVTAAQVEGKLALFDRLGGEEGIKAIIDDFTPRVLQDPRVNWDRSDVKGKGVAFIRKDGPEPWTADERSVARLKKHLVQFLVLATGGPAKYDGKDMKETHANMRIGNPEFDAALGDLKASLDRLKIPNKEQKELLSIVESTRPQIVTER; encoded by the coding sequence ATGAAAACGAAGAGTAAAATTATCGGAAGCGTGACATGGCGTCCGCTCGTGTTGTGTGTTTTGAGCGTGGCCTTGACCGGCCTCGTGGGCTGCGGGACTTCAAAGAGCGCGAAGAAAAATGATGATTTCTTCACTTCCGGCAGCCGCGATGCCGATCAGCGCGCGAGCCAGCGCATGGCGAAGGAACAGCAACTGGCCGGGACCGGTGAAGGCAGTGGAGAGAAAGGTGTGAAGAAGGCGGAGGTAGCTGAGGGTGGGACCACGAATGGAGTCACGGCTGCGCAGGTGGAAGGCAAGCTGGCATTGTTCGACCGCTTGGGCGGCGAGGAGGGGATCAAAGCGATCATCGATGATTTCACGCCACGAGTACTGCAAGATCCGCGGGTAAACTGGGACCGCTCAGATGTGAAGGGGAAAGGCGTCGCATTCATCCGCAAGGATGGGCCGGAGCCGTGGACGGCGGATGAGAGGAGCGTGGCGCGGTTGAAGAAGCATCTTGTTCAATTCCTGGTGCTGGCGACCGGTGGTCCGGCGAAGTACGACGGCAAGGACATGAAGGAGACGCATGCGAACATGCGGATCGGCAACCCGGAATTCGATGCTGCCTTGGGAGATTTGAAGGCGTCGCTGGACCGCCTAAAGATACCTAACAAAGAGCAGAAGGAACTGCTTTCAATCGTGGAGAGTACGCGGCCGCAGATCGTGACGGAAAGATGA
- a CDS encoding DUF4832 domain-containing protein, with product MSETAREVELALDHRCRLAVVLGILLMVVFMTAHASAIELEYAPQTKPAPLKGLESSLAGNDTIDWSYLRLSSVMKGPFEFDWTSLEKQLDKSASAGKHLILRPIIDWPSLYPALPFYLTNIPGATFKHTNNNHRLYGTGITVPVYTNDATRTAIFNFIWAFGAKYDGDPRIGFIETGLLGAWGELYFARNPYFPLTDVPEDLEGEVLKAYTENIKKTKLMTRWPKQQHLVYQTGYHDDWFADWRIPDNLFRNQTKAGPAALQIWQTQPIGARLHPHFTFPSEFETPPSAATSEAFLKFIQRDHISWLRYSKDKKYLPAELLTNLETLAPKMGYELYVSHADWKKNLSQHTLELSVTITNTGVAPFYYPWKFEAALWKNDQIQNRWPVTWDISQVIPGKDAVTFRTVLPDFPEERENTRLLLRVMNPLKTGFPLRFANKMQDADLNGWLTLGKLKH from the coding sequence ATGTCCGAAACTGCCCGGGAGGTGGAGTTGGCGTTGGACCACCGCTGTCGTTTAGCGGTGGTCCTTGGCATTCTTCTAATGGTCGTTTTCATGACCGCACACGCATCAGCCATCGAGCTGGAGTATGCGCCGCAAACGAAACCCGCTCCGCTCAAAGGACTCGAATCCAGCCTCGCAGGAAATGACACCATCGATTGGTCGTATCTGCGGTTGAGCTCGGTGATGAAGGGGCCGTTTGAGTTCGACTGGACGAGCTTGGAGAAGCAACTCGATAAATCTGCAAGTGCGGGCAAGCACCTGATTCTACGGCCCATCATAGACTGGCCATCGCTTTACCCAGCACTTCCCTTCTATCTGACGAACATACCGGGCGCGACATTCAAGCATACCAACAACAACCATCGTCTCTATGGCACAGGTATCACCGTGCCGGTCTATACAAATGACGCCACACGCACGGCGATATTCAATTTCATATGGGCCTTCGGAGCCAAGTATGATGGCGATCCGCGCATCGGCTTCATCGAGACGGGACTGCTGGGAGCTTGGGGAGAGCTATATTTCGCAAGAAATCCATACTTCCCGCTGACCGATGTACCTGAAGACCTCGAAGGAGAGGTGCTCAAGGCTTATACCGAGAACATTAAGAAGACCAAGCTGATGACTCGCTGGCCCAAGCAGCAACACCTTGTCTATCAAACAGGGTATCATGATGACTGGTTCGCGGATTGGAGAATCCCTGACAATTTGTTTCGCAACCAGACCAAGGCAGGTCCTGCTGCTTTGCAAATCTGGCAGACCCAACCCATAGGAGCGCGTCTGCATCCGCACTTCACCTTCCCAAGTGAATTTGAAACGCCACCATCCGCCGCCACTTCCGAAGCGTTTCTGAAGTTTATACAACGCGACCACATCTCGTGGCTGCGCTACTCCAAGGATAAAAAGTATCTGCCGGCAGAACTGCTGACGAATCTCGAAACACTCGCGCCCAAGATGGGTTACGAACTGTACGTCTCCCATGCAGATTGGAAAAAGAATCTATCGCAGCATACGCTCGAACTCAGCGTGACCATCACGAACACGGGGGTGGCTCCATTCTATTATCCGTGGAAGTTTGAAGCGGCTCTTTGGAAAAACGATCAGATACAAAACCGCTGGCCGGTGACATGGGACATCAGTCAAGTCATCCCTGGAAAAGACGCGGTCACGTTCAGGACCGTTCTGCCTGATTTTCCAGAAGAAAGGGAGAATACCCGCCTTCTGTTGCGCGTCATGAATCCTTTGAAGACTGGATTTCCGCTTCGTTTTGCAAACAAGATGCAAGATGCAGATCTGAACGGATGGTTGACGCTGGGAAAGTTGAAACACTGA
- a CDS encoding DUF3341 domain-containing protein yields the protein MSKKSVFGIATSLNQADLIVDNLKMANFSNNDISVLFPDKETSRDFAHEKNTKAPEGAVTGAATGGVLGGALGWVAGIGALAIPGVGPFIAAGPIMAALSGAAVGAAAGGITGGLIGLGIPELEAKRYEGKVRAGNILISVHTENSDEIKRAKEIFERAGAQDICTTGEASTPKDDKSKSREHVSR from the coding sequence ATGTCTAAAAAATCTGTATTCGGTATCGCAACGTCCTTGAACCAGGCGGACCTGATCGTGGACAACCTGAAGATGGCGAACTTCTCGAACAACGACATCTCCGTGCTCTTCCCCGACAAGGAGACGAGCCGTGATTTCGCCCATGAGAAGAACACCAAGGCCCCCGAAGGCGCAGTGACAGGTGCGGCCACGGGTGGTGTGCTGGGTGGTGCCTTGGGTTGGGTCGCTGGCATCGGCGCCCTTGCTATCCCGGGTGTCGGCCCATTCATCGCAGCCGGTCCGATCATGGCAGCTTTGAGCGGTGCAGCTGTGGGTGCTGCTGCTGGCGGCATCACGGGCGGCCTCATCGGCCTTGGTATTCCGGAACTGGAAGCCAAGCGCTATGAGGGCAAGGTCCGTGCGGGTAACATCTTGATCTCGGTGCATACCGAGAACTCGGATGAGATCAAGCGCGCGAAGGAGATCTTCGAACGCGCTGGCGCACAGGACATCTGCACAACGGGTGAGGCCTCCACGCCTAAGGATGACAAATCCAAGAGCCGTGAGCATGTCAGCCGCTAA